A window of the Mesotoga prima MesG1.Ag.4.2 genome harbors these coding sequences:
- a CDS encoding PspA/IM30 family protein translates to MGILDRFNDIIKSNVNSLLDKMEDPSKMIDQHLRELSEDLAEVKRGTAGVIAEETRTKRLVDENAAEVAKYADFAKRALLAKNDGDAKVFIAKKQELENVGAGLMTAYAAAHENAVKMRQMHDKLVSDIESLKNRRAMIKAKVAVAKTQKKINEVSSSAGKTQGAIDAVGRLEEKAQKMLDEANAMAELNTEPIDKAKALEEKYAAKSSFAVDEELEQMKKELGI, encoded by the coding sequence ATGGGTATTCTTGACAGGTTCAATGACATTATCAAGTCAAATGTAAATTCTTTGCTCGACAAGATGGAAGATCCTTCGAAGATGATCGACCAGCACCTTCGTGAACTTAGCGAGGATCTTGCCGAAGTGAAGCGAGGAACTGCAGGTGTAATTGCAGAGGAGACGAGAACTAAGAGACTGGTCGATGAAAACGCGGCAGAGGTGGCAAAGTACGCTGACTTCGCAAAGCGGGCATTGCTTGCAAAAAACGACGGAGACGCAAAAGTCTTTATCGCAAAGAAGCAGGAGCTCGAAAACGTGGGCGCAGGGCTAATGACGGCTTACGCGGCAGCCCACGAAAACGCTGTTAAAATGCGCCAGATGCACGACAAGCTAGTTTCGGATATTGAATCTCTCAAAAACAGACGCGCAATGATCAAAGCTAAGGTGGCCGTCGCAAAAACGCAGAAGAAGATTAATGAAGTCAGTTCTTCGGCAGGTAAGACGCAGGGAGCAATAGATGCGGTTGGGAGACTGGAAGAAAAGGCACAGAAGATGCTTGATGAAGCAAATGCCATGGCCGAACTCAATACTGAGCCGATTGACAAAGCAAAGGCTCTCGAAGAGAAGTATGCGGCGAAGAGCTCCTTTGCAGTCGATGAGGAGCTTGAACAGATGAAGAAGGAGCTGGGGATCTAG
- a CDS encoding PHP domain-containing protein codes for MFVDFHCHSDHSDGTDSVAAIVQKAANKGISILSVTDHDTLAGQNEARELCLRAGIKYIRGVEISCDFHETLDVLGYGMVFEASSMEEELRQLRLKRDLRNTRILSRLRSLGVQITDEELESSFPGESLGRPHIANLIVRKGYSDSTENAFKEFLGKDGKAYVEKEKLSIKSAIELILSAGGVPVLAHPLSMMLDRKETIEIIRAMIRYGLKGMEVFYKTYEETTREELFEISGNLGLIATGGSDYHGKHKKHLELGIDIPDSAVSRFLESLPADNGLNY; via the coding sequence ATGTTTGTAGACTTTCACTGTCATTCTGATCATTCCGACGGCACGGACTCGGTTGCGGCAATAGTGCAAAAGGCTGCGAACAAAGGAATCTCCATTCTCTCTGTTACCGACCACGATACACTGGCTGGCCAGAATGAAGCCAGGGAACTGTGCTTGAGAGCTGGAATAAAGTACATAAGGGGAGTAGAGATAAGCTGTGACTTTCATGAGACCCTCGATGTTCTTGGTTACGGTATGGTTTTCGAAGCTTCGTCTATGGAAGAAGAGCTTAGACAGTTGAGGCTTAAGAGAGATCTTAGGAACACAAGGATTCTCTCAAGGCTGCGATCTCTCGGTGTTCAGATTACCGATGAAGAGCTGGAAAGTTCATTTCCCGGTGAAAGCCTGGGAAGACCACACATAGCCAATCTAATTGTGAGAAAGGGTTATTCTGACTCAACAGAAAATGCCTTCAAAGAGTTTCTAGGAAAAGATGGAAAAGCGTACGTTGAGAAAGAGAAGCTATCCATAAAGAGTGCAATTGAACTCATTCTCTCCGCTGGGGGTGTTCCCGTCCTAGCCCATCCTCTTTCGATGATGCTAGATCGAAAAGAAACGATAGAGATTATTAGGGCAATGATACGTTACGGATTAAAAGGCATGGAAGTGTTTTACAAGACCTATGAAGAAACAACTCGAGAAGAGCTTTTCGAAATCTCAGGAAACCTCGGATTGATAGCCACGGGCGGCAGTGATTATCACGGGAAGCACAAGAAACATCTCGAGCTGGGGATTGATATTCCAGACTCTGCAGTTTCCAGATTTCTTGAATCCTTACCCGCCGACAACGGCCTTAACTATTAG
- the thiI gene encoding tRNA uracil 4-sulfurtransferase ThiI, which yields MNRFVVVRYGEIALKKGNRKLFEKVLVNNIKRQLGRSTVERIRGRIIVSVPSERLRSSIEIMSRTFGIQNFSVGTWTSYDLEDIYLTSVDLAKDEMKRGRKTFKVETRRLDKRFPLKSVELNPLVGERILEELPETSVDIHNPEFKIEIEIRDEGVLISSGKTTASGGLPVGVSGRALLLLSGGIDSPVAGWLAQKRGLDLDAIHFSSPPYTGERSFDKVLSLAKTLSIYNGGREFRLYSMHFTDAQIAVHKHVEERYSLVCQRRLMMKIASKIAEAQRIIAIVTGENLGQVASQTLENLRVIEEQTELIVLRPLLSYDKIETIELAKQIGTFETSILPYEDCCTVFVPSNPVTKARLFDINRVEAGLDLECLAKDIIEKSKMYRIKNGDILEVKSIEIPEEAS from the coding sequence ATGAATAGATTTGTTGTGGTCAGGTATGGAGAAATCGCTCTGAAGAAAGGGAACAGAAAGCTTTTCGAGAAAGTCCTCGTAAACAACATAAAGAGGCAACTGGGAAGATCGACAGTCGAAAGAATCAGAGGACGGATAATCGTCTCTGTTCCCTCAGAGAGACTAAGATCGTCGATAGAAATAATGTCCAGAACGTTTGGCATACAGAACTTCAGTGTCGGAACATGGACTTCCTATGATCTGGAAGATATTTACCTGACCTCGGTCGATCTTGCAAAGGATGAAATGAAGAGAGGAAGAAAGACTTTCAAGGTTGAAACCCGGAGACTGGACAAGAGATTTCCTCTAAAAAGCGTTGAGCTGAATCCCCTCGTTGGGGAGAGAATTCTCGAAGAACTCCCTGAAACGAGTGTAGATATTCACAATCCTGAATTCAAGATAGAGATTGAGATAAGGGATGAAGGAGTGCTGATCTCGAGTGGGAAGACAACAGCAAGCGGAGGTCTTCCCGTTGGAGTTAGCGGTAGGGCTTTGTTGCTGCTTTCGGGCGGAATAGATAGCCCTGTAGCAGGGTGGCTGGCTCAAAAGAGGGGGTTGGATCTCGATGCAATACACTTCTCCAGTCCTCCTTACACCGGAGAAAGATCATTTGACAAAGTTCTGTCACTAGCGAAAACTCTCTCAATCTATAACGGTGGAAGAGAGTTCAGGCTATATTCCATGCATTTTACCGACGCTCAGATTGCAGTCCATAAACACGTTGAAGAAAGATATAGCCTGGTCTGCCAGAGAAGACTGATGATGAAAATCGCAAGTAAGATAGCAGAAGCTCAAAGAATAATCGCAATCGTTACGGGAGAGAACCTGGGCCAGGTTGCAAGTCAGACCCTTGAAAACTTGAGAGTTATCGAAGAACAGACTGAGCTAATAGTGCTCAGGCCGCTACTATCTTACGATAAAATCGAGACAATAGAGCTCGCGAAACAAATAGGCACGTTTGAAACGTCGATTTTGCCATACGAAGATTGTTGTACTGTTTTTGTTCCGTCGAATCCAGTAACAAAGGCGAGGCTTTTCGACATAAATCGGGTCGAAGCGGGACTAGACCTGGAATGTCTCGCAAAAGATATAATTGAAAAGTCCAAGATGTACCGGATAAAGAATGGCGATATACTGGAGGTAAAGAGCATTGAGATTCCTGAAGAAGCTTCTTAG
- a CDS encoding tetratricopeptide repeat protein, with the protein MKKMLVIIFLIVFSSVFFASEYEALLSEFVQIRAMEDTEMMAEFIEKLESEDLEDIEILTLLADCHREYANWIEDKKTRETHYNKARELAEQAIKMDDSYGMAYYVKGAAIGQLAQMAGIIQSMFLISDFDKSIDKAMELMPDSPFPFIAKGMRDRDTPWPYRNYGKSEERFMKAIENDPGYLNSYYELAVLYQVWKKKDLAAQYYRKVLELELQPDFIVQGQEAKENAQKWLEDNGY; encoded by the coding sequence ATGAAGAAAATGCTTGTGATCATTTTTTTGATTGTCTTTTCATCGGTTTTCTTTGCTTCTGAATACGAAGCGTTGCTTTCCGAGTTTGTTCAAATAAGGGCCATGGAAGACACCGAAATGATGGCCGAGTTCATTGAAAAACTTGAGTCTGAGGACCTGGAAGATATAGAAATCCTCACTCTTCTCGCGGATTGTCACCGGGAATACGCGAACTGGATAGAGGATAAGAAGACAAGAGAGACTCATTATAACAAGGCAAGAGAGCTTGCAGAACAGGCAATAAAAATGGATGACTCATATGGAATGGCCTACTATGTTAAGGGAGCGGCAATAGGACAACTCGCTCAGATGGCAGGAATAATTCAGTCCATGTTTCTCATATCGGATTTCGACAAGAGTATTGACAAAGCAATGGAACTGATGCCTGATAGCCCATTCCCATTCATTGCTAAGGGCATGAGGGATCGTGATACACCCTGGCCGTACAGAAATTACGGGAAGTCGGAAGAGCGGTTCATGAAGGCTATCGAAAACGATCCGGGATATCTCAACAGCTATTATGAGTTGGCGGTGCTTTATCAGGTTTGGAAGAAGAAGGATCTGGCGGCCCAGTATTACAGAAAGGTACTTGAACTCGAACTCCAGCCCGATTTTATCGTTCAAGGTCAGGAAGCAAAAGAAAACGCTCAGAAGTGGCTGGAAGATAACGGTTACTGA
- a CDS encoding serine/threonine protein kinase: protein MKKRYRIIEPLGRGGFGMTYLCSDFHTGNSVAVKEFFPRGAEREGNFVKPISSDLKEAYFERLSSFSEEFTIMSKIDDDRVVKVLDLFTENNTAYYVMEFISGRTLRDSVKSDGVVDESKALEIIDEILKGVSSIHERGYIHGDLKPTNVMLTDEGKIKVMDFGAACLKDVYLMNSLSKVVSLSYTCPEKFLSSSTPSYSWDVYSVGGILFFLLSGEDPIPSTERIKGIPLVLDLFPRKARRILEKSMSLVADKRYTDADHFRKALRPRLFGF from the coding sequence TTGAAGAAACGTTACAGAATTATCGAGCCCCTTGGAAGGGGCGGTTTTGGCATGACCTATTTATGCTCAGACTTCCATACCGGAAATAGCGTGGCTGTTAAGGAGTTCTTTCCAAGAGGTGCAGAAAGGGAAGGTAATTTCGTTAAACCCATAAGCAGCGATCTGAAGGAAGCCTATTTCGAAAGGCTTTCTTCTTTTTCAGAAGAATTCACAATCATGTCTAAAATCGACGATGATAGGGTCGTGAAGGTACTTGATCTTTTTACGGAGAACAACACAGCTTACTATGTTATGGAATTTATAAGCGGAAGAACATTAAGAGACTCGGTGAAGTCCGATGGAGTTGTTGATGAGTCTAAAGCTCTAGAAATCATCGATGAAATCCTTAAGGGTGTGTCCTCGATCCATGAAAGAGGTTATATTCATGGTGACTTAAAGCCGACCAACGTCATGCTTACAGATGAAGGAAAAATAAAGGTCATGGATTTCGGCGCAGCCTGTTTGAAAGATGTTTACTTGATGAATTCACTTTCTAAGGTTGTTTCTTTGAGTTACACCTGTCCCGAGAAATTCTTATCTTCTTCAACTCCAAGCTATTCATGGGACGTCTATTCCGTAGGAGGTATCCTTTTCTTTCTCCTGAGTGGAGAGGATCCTATTCCTTCGACAGAGAGGATCAAGGGAATTCCACTTGTCTTAGATCTATTCCCCAGGAAGGCACGAAGAATTCTGGAAAAGTCAATGTCTCTAGTTGCAGACAAGAGGTACACAGACGCCGATCACTTCAGAAAAGCGTTGAGGCCGAGGCTATTTGGATTTTGA
- a CDS encoding bifunctional enoyl-CoA hydratase/phosphate acetyltransferase, producing the protein MKDFSELVSLAKAGGTRRVVLIGSEDREGIRALKHAFDEGIATPVFVGREVETLEILKEEGLEGELIPASSPEEACEKGIKLVSSGKADVVMKGLLKTSILLKAVLNKEWGLRSGRVLSHIAAMDVPVVDRVVFVTDGGMIIRPDLQTKVSIIENAVAFLKSIGYEKPKVALIAAVEVVNEDMQETIDAAVISKMSQRGQISDCVIDGPLGMDNALSLAAAQIKKISGPVAGQADLLVVPDIASGNFVGKSAVYLAGGTIAGLILGATAPIVIVSRADSAASKLASIALASYSIGKSS; encoded by the coding sequence TTGAAAGACTTTTCTGAACTTGTTTCGCTTGCCAAGGCAGGCGGTACTCGAAGAGTTGTTCTTATAGGATCAGAAGATAGAGAGGGGATAAGGGCTCTCAAACACGCATTTGACGAAGGGATCGCGACGCCGGTTTTTGTTGGCAGAGAAGTAGAGACTCTCGAAATCTTGAAAGAAGAAGGACTTGAGGGAGAGTTGATACCCGCCTCCTCCCCCGAAGAAGCTTGCGAGAAGGGGATAAAGTTAGTTAGTTCCGGCAAAGCCGATGTTGTGATGAAGGGACTGTTGAAGACATCGATTCTCCTGAAAGCGGTTCTGAACAAAGAATGGGGCTTAAGATCGGGAAGGGTTTTGAGCCACATAGCGGCTATGGATGTTCCGGTAGTCGACAGGGTTGTTTTCGTAACCGACGGAGGAATGATAATCCGCCCGGATCTACAGACAAAAGTGTCGATAATCGAGAACGCCGTTGCCTTTCTGAAGTCAATAGGCTATGAAAAACCAAAAGTCGCGCTTATTGCTGCTGTTGAGGTTGTGAACGAAGATATGCAAGAGACTATCGATGCGGCCGTTATTTCCAAGATGAGCCAAAGAGGGCAGATCAGCGATTGTGTAATCGATGGGCCTCTAGGTATGGACAATGCGCTTTCGCTTGCAGCGGCACAAATCAAGAAGATTTCCGGGCCGGTAGCAGGGCAGGCCGATCTCCTAGTCGTACCGGATATTGCAAGTGGTAATTTTGTGGGCAAGTCGGCCGTCTATCTTGCCGGTGGAACGATCGCCGGTCTTATTTTGGGTGCAACTGCCCCAATCGTTATTGTATCCAGAGCCGATTCGGCTGCTTCTAAACTGGCATCTATCGCCCTGGCCAGTTATTCGATCGGCAAGAGCTCATGA
- the infC gene encoding translation initiation factor IF-3: MARGDSTPKNNEIMTKTVRLVDMNGEQLGVVQTSEALRIAREKGLDLVLVAPAANPPVARIMDYGKYKYEKDKRKKEAKKKTKQSQLKEMKFRIRIDEHDFQTKTNRIKEFLEKGSKVRVVIMFRGREIVFSDKGREILERVADQLQQISDIDRPPKLEGRDMWMILKPKTTPQGGKDNGQQSKNEDS; this comes from the coding sequence ATCGCAAGAGGTGACTCAACTCCGAAGAACAACGAAATAATGACGAAGACGGTTAGACTTGTTGACATGAACGGCGAACAGCTTGGGGTAGTCCAGACGTCAGAAGCTTTGAGAATTGCCAGAGAAAAGGGACTGGATCTTGTTCTTGTAGCACCTGCGGCGAATCCGCCAGTTGCAAGGATCATGGATTACGGGAAGTACAAGTACGAAAAAGACAAGCGCAAGAAGGAAGCGAAGAAGAAAACTAAGCAGTCCCAGCTTAAAGAGATGAAGTTCAGGATTAGAATCGATGAACACGATTTCCAGACCAAGACGAACAGGATCAAAGAGTTTCTTGAAAAGGGAAGCAAAGTAAGAGTAGTAATCATGTTCAGAGGAAGGGAAATTGTCTTTTCAGATAAAGGGAGAGAGATTCTCGAACGAGTTGCAGATCAGCTTCAGCAGATTTCCGATATCGATCGGCCTCCAAAGCTGGAGGGGAGAGATATGTGGATGATCCTTAAGCCAAAAACAACTCCTCAAGGAGGTAAAGATAATGGGCAACAAAGTAAAAATGAAGACTCATAA
- a CDS encoding lysophospholipid acyltransferase family protein, translating to MRFLKKLLSLLVTVWIAVLGVLYICVYGGIVILIGNVIGKFKGKKERKTFISREVSRFGRAAFVLSGSRVRLSGKENVPETGPMVIVANHQSAFDIPLIPGYVYPEIAFIAKKELSKIPGISWFISALDGVYIERGNRLQTAGAMRKIFRILKEDGTILLFPEGTRSEAGEIGKFKEGSLSIPYKLGVKVLPVALDGTRNLLRKNSFLITPSRISLSICKPILPQDFSSEEDFSGEVYNIIKAALESMRN from the coding sequence TTGAGATTCCTGAAGAAGCTTCTTAGCTTACTCGTAACTGTCTGGATTGCCGTGCTCGGAGTTCTCTACATCTGTGTTTATGGCGGTATAGTCATTCTAATTGGAAATGTGATCGGGAAATTCAAAGGGAAGAAAGAGAGAAAGACCTTCATTTCAAGAGAGGTCTCTAGATTCGGCAGGGCAGCTTTCGTGCTTTCGGGGTCAAGAGTAAGGTTGTCTGGTAAGGAAAACGTTCCAGAGACTGGCCCCATGGTTATCGTCGCAAATCATCAAAGCGCATTCGATATACCTCTTATACCCGGCTACGTCTACCCAGAGATAGCTTTCATTGCAAAAAAAGAGCTCTCAAAGATTCCTGGCATAAGCTGGTTCATAAGCGCGCTGGACGGAGTATACATTGAAAGAGGAAACAGATTACAAACGGCCGGCGCAATGAGAAAAATATTCAGAATTCTGAAAGAGGACGGAACGATTCTTCTTTTTCCAGAAGGGACACGAAGCGAGGCCGGTGAAATTGGGAAATTCAAAGAAGGGAGTCTATCAATTCCCTATAAACTTGGTGTGAAGGTCCTCCCCGTGGCACTTGACGGAACACGCAATCTTCTCAGGAAGAACAGCTTTCTGATCACACCTTCGAGAATCTCTCTTTCTATTTGCAAACCTATCCTTCCCCAAGATTTCAGTTCCGAGGAAGACTTCAGCGGAGAAGTCTATAATATAATTAAGGCAGCTCTGGAATCAATGAGAAATTGA
- a CDS encoding carbon-nitrogen hydrolase family protein — protein MGNTGKIKIGIVQFRADNDAPGENLEKITSYIESLVEENVDLVLLPEMFNSGYGTDEATISNASEMQEETVEVLSALADYNDIAVVGGIVNKTNGGFFNSTVIMLPYLEPIYYNKTHLFRDEKKVFTPGSEFKTFEFSGIQFGVLMCYEIGFPEISRKLCKQGAEVLLVPFAFGRERKLIFETATRARSIENGCFLVASSQCGTNKTMNFVGGSRIISPSGEIIVDCGGAEGFASAEIDIRLVKKYRFGESRDSHGYFSNFRDDLYR, from the coding sequence ATGGGTAACACGGGAAAGATCAAAATTGGGATTGTTCAATTCAGAGCCGATAATGATGCCCCTGGGGAGAATCTGGAGAAGATTACCAGTTACATAGAGAGTCTCGTTGAAGAAAATGTAGATCTTGTTCTTCTCCCCGAGATGTTCAACAGCGGGTACGGCACAGATGAGGCGACTATAAGCAATGCCTCTGAAATGCAAGAAGAGACCGTGGAGGTTCTCTCTGCTCTTGCAGACTACAATGATATTGCAGTTGTAGGTGGAATCGTAAACAAAACGAACGGAGGTTTTTTCAACTCTACTGTCATAATGTTGCCTTATCTAGAACCGATTTACTACAACAAAACCCACCTTTTCCGCGATGAAAAGAAAGTCTTCACTCCCGGTAGTGAATTCAAGACTTTCGAGTTCTCTGGAATCCAGTTCGGAGTGCTTATGTGTTACGAAATAGGGTTTCCAGAGATCTCAAGAAAGCTATGTAAACAGGGGGCAGAGGTTCTCCTGGTTCCATTTGCCTTTGGAAGGGAAAGGAAATTGATCTTTGAGACAGCAACCAGAGCCCGCTCAATAGAGAATGGATGCTTCCTGGTCGCCTCTAGCCAGTGCGGTACAAATAAGACAATGAACTTTGTTGGAGGAAGCAGAATAATCTCACCTTCAGGCGAGATTATTGTAGATTGCGGAGGAGCCGAAGGTTTTGCTTCTGCCGAGATCGACATTAGGCTGGTCAAGAAGTATCGATTCGGAGAGAGCCGTGATTCACACGGTTATTTCTCCAACTTTAGAGACGATCTTTACCGTTGA
- a CDS encoding bifunctional nuclease family protein: MLQVRLRGLALDQSNSPVVILEVEKTNKGFGIWIGPFEAEALALAISGKDFPRPLTYDLFVNTVTQLGGVFEKAVIGQVKDNVYYASLHLQDRTGQLYVVDARPSDCLVLAVKKGFPIFVEDSVFKESSIDLSNLQTDALQHGQEEDTEGFKKFVENLDIEELKKHFRSKEDDSETS; the protein is encoded by the coding sequence ATGTTACAGGTAAGACTGAGGGGCCTTGCTCTTGACCAGAGTAATTCCCCGGTGGTAATACTTGAAGTTGAAAAGACTAACAAAGGTTTCGGAATATGGATCGGACCGTTCGAGGCCGAAGCTCTTGCCCTCGCGATTAGCGGAAAGGACTTCCCAAGGCCCTTAACATATGACCTATTTGTAAATACGGTTACTCAACTTGGCGGGGTATTTGAAAAGGCGGTGATCGGACAGGTTAAAGACAATGTTTATTACGCTTCTCTGCATTTGCAGGATAGAACCGGACAGCTTTACGTTGTCGATGCACGTCCTTCCGATTGTCTTGTGCTTGCCGTCAAAAAGGGCTTCCCAATTTTTGTAGAAGATTCGGTGTTTAAAGAGAGTTCGATCGACCTAAGCAATCTACAGACCGACGCTCTTCAGCACGGCCAGGAAGAAGATACCGAGGGTTTCAAGAAGTTTGTCGAGAATCTCGATATCGAAGAGCTGAAAAAACATTTTAGGAGCAAGGAAGACGATAGTGAAACTAGCTGA
- the rpmI gene encoding 50S ribosomal protein L35, with amino-acid sequence MGNKVKMKTHKASAKRYKVTGSGKIMRNQSGTGHNTGKKSESSRREARKWKLVEGGYEKKVKKSLGI; translated from the coding sequence ATGGGCAACAAAGTAAAAATGAAGACTCATAAGGCAAGTGCCAAAAGGTATAAGGTGACCGGTAGTGGAAAGATCATGAGAAATCAGTCTGGAACTGGCCATAATACCGGTAAGAAGAGCGAAAGCAGCCGTCGTGAGGCCAGAAAGTGGAAACTGGTCGAGGGCGGATATGAGAAGAAAGTTAAGAAAAGCCTGGGCATTTGA
- a CDS encoding OsmC family protein yields the protein MEYSARRIGKMAFYAKTPSGHDIHMDANESSGGDGSAPAPMEMVMAALMGCTSMDVVSILSKMKVTDYEYWISANYEHAKEHPKVFTSIELVYHFSGKNLPKDKIEKAVTLSQERYCSVSAMLGKTADMSMRIEYEGEEK from the coding sequence ATGGAATACTCTGCAAGGAGAATAGGAAAGATGGCCTTCTATGCAAAGACTCCTTCTGGCCATGATATACATATGGATGCAAATGAAAGTTCTGGAGGCGATGGATCGGCGCCAGCTCCAATGGAGATGGTAATGGCCGCGCTGATGGGTTGCACTTCAATGGATGTAGTTTCGATTCTCTCCAAGATGAAGGTTACGGACTACGAGTACTGGATTTCTGCAAATTATGAGCATGCAAAGGAACATCCGAAAGTATTCACGAGCATCGAACTCGTATATCACTTCTCGGGTAAGAATCTACCGAAGGATAAGATAGAAAAGGCGGTTACCCTCTCTCAGGAAAGATACTGTTCTGTCTCGGCTATGCTTGGCAAAACGGCTGATATGTCAATGAGAATTGAATATGAAGGTGAAGAAAAGTGA
- the rplT gene encoding 50S ribosomal protein L20, giving the protein MRVKGGVNTKKKKLRYLKAAKGYRGALSRRYRLAKQYYIRSGVYAYAGRKVRKRDFRKLWITRINAGARIAGTKYNDLIHGLKIAGVNINRKMLADLAVNDFGTFKEYCEIAKSALNGN; this is encoded by the coding sequence ATGCGTGTAAAAGGTGGAGTAAACACTAAGAAGAAAAAGCTGAGATATTTGAAGGCCGCTAAAGGATACAGAGGTGCTCTCAGTAGAAGGTACAGACTTGCAAAGCAGTACTACATAAGATCCGGAGTGTACGCGTACGCAGGAAGGAAAGTAAGAAAGAGAGATTTCAGGAAGCTCTGGATTACTAGAATAAATGCTGGCGCAAGAATCGCAGGAACTAAGTACAACGATCTGATTCATGGTTTGAAGATTGCAGGAGTAAACATAAACAGAAAAATGCTTGCCGATCTTGCAGTCAACGATTTTGGAACGTTCAAGGAGTATTGTGAAATCGCCAAATCGGCGTTGAATGGAAATTAA
- a CDS encoding polyprenyl synthetase family protein: MKLAEFSPFFNCKLKNFLDELHISKPFKDVVSYTPLAGGKRLRAYLIWELSRYTGFGEENALKAGIAVELFHSGSLIHDDLPAIDNDTIRRGLPSSHIKFGESKAILAGDFLMLFPGRVFSSLDLETRYIHPILELWQETSLKVVEGEFDDVFPEDESREQMERIHAAKTGALFGFCFAAPFIREKREKIDEMYKLGVRFGKLYQMMDDIKDVISTESELGKTPGKDGKQNKLTILSFESLEEAQIEVKESFHSILGEIDSFTDLKKEMRDIYYLIARR, translated from the coding sequence GTGAAACTAGCTGAATTCTCTCCCTTTTTCAATTGCAAACTCAAGAACTTTCTGGACGAACTCCACATATCCAAGCCTTTCAAAGATGTCGTCAGCTATACTCCGCTGGCTGGAGGCAAGAGGCTCAGGGCATATCTAATCTGGGAACTTTCCAGGTACACGGGGTTTGGAGAGGAAAACGCTTTGAAGGCTGGAATTGCCGTTGAGCTGTTTCACAGCGGGAGCCTGATTCACGATGATCTACCTGCTATAGATAACGACACTATTCGGCGAGGCCTGCCATCAAGTCATATCAAATTCGGTGAATCCAAGGCAATACTTGCGGGAGATTTTCTTATGCTTTTTCCAGGCAGGGTCTTTTCCTCCCTTGATCTTGAAACCAGATACATTCATCCCATTCTAGAGCTGTGGCAAGAGACATCACTTAAAGTTGTGGAGGGTGAATTCGATGACGTCTTTCCAGAAGACGAATCCAGAGAACAGATGGAAAGGATCCACGCTGCAAAGACAGGAGCTCTTTTTGGCTTCTGCTTCGCTGCCCCCTTCATAAGAGAGAAAAGAGAAAAGATAGACGAGATGTACAAACTCGGTGTGAGATTCGGAAAACTCTACCAAATGATGGACGACATAAAGGACGTCATTTCTACCGAAAGTGAACTTGGAAAGACACCCGGGAAAGATGGGAAACAGAATAAACTGACTATTCTATCCTTCGAGTCTCTTGAAGAGGCCCAGATAGAGGTCAAGGAGTCGTTTCATTCAATTCTCGGAGAAATAGACTCTTTTACCGACCTCAAGAAAGAGATGAGAGATATATACTATCTGATTGCCAGAAGATAA
- a CDS encoding Fpg/Nei family DNA glycosylase, translated as MQKSSESPVWEMKRFSISSTSVLHPRIKMESLCDEEKGTMFSSIRSILKEMAPHGGRDSERDFFGNPKGHRTSMEKVTCWNPCPRCGKLIQRQGYLGGKIYFFKVARRCAGLCTKEMV; from the coding sequence TTGCAAAAGAGCAGCGAATCACCGGTTTGGGAAATGAAACGCTTCAGTATATCGTCGACGTCAGTTCTTCACCCGAGAATCAAGATGGAGAGTCTTTGCGATGAGGAGAAAGGCACAATGTTTTCTTCAATAAGGAGCATTCTAAAGGAGATGGCTCCGCATGGAGGCAGGGATTCCGAAAGGGACTTCTTTGGTAATCCCAAAGGGCATAGAACGTCGATGGAAAAAGTGACCTGCTGGAACCCTTGCCCAAGATGCGGCAAACTGATTCAAAGGCAAGGCTATCTCGGAGGAAAGATCTATTTTTTTAAGGTTGCCAGAAGATGCGCCGGCCTCTGTACTAAGGAGATGGTTTAA